AGCCCTCACTCTCTCCTTTGCAAATCATCCCTGCACATGCTGTCTGTATAGGCTGACAGCTCCACCGAGGGCAGGCTGGGGGTGCTATGCATGGGAGGTGATTTTTCTGTGCTGCTTTGCATGAAATCAACAAGATGAACTTGGTCAGAATTTGTTTGGGATGGAAGAATCCAGCAGGTCAGAGCTCAGAAGCCACAGAACCCTTGGAGCCCAGGGGTGAGGGCAGGTCAGGATAGTCACAGCCCTGCCTGGCCTCATTAACTCGAGTCCAGGCTTACCCATCCGTGCTCTTTCCCACCCTAGATCCTGCCCCCCAGGGTGGGGCCACATTGGGTGACTGTGTTCTCCTCCTATTTAGCTATCTAGGCTCTTTGATATTCCAGCCATCACACCATTGCACAAGAGAATGAACTAAGGTCTGTCTTTTCCTAGACAAGGAAAAGCAACTTGCCCAGGATGAAATAGAGGCAGAGTGTAAACCAGAACCCGTGACTCTCCACACTAGTGTGGGGCTCTCCCCCAGCCCTACAGGGGCCCTGTGCTCATTGGCCTAACATCATACAATGTGCCTATGAGGTGACAGGCCAGACTTCTGCACAGCAGTGAGAAGCAAGCCTCTTGATCGGCAAGCGTGTCGTTTGGAAGCCGCCTCACCATGGTTAATTACAGCAGCTGAGGAAAGACTGGCTTGAAGAGAAATGTATCCCAAGCCCGTTGCCACAACCTTGTCCCAGTGGGGAATGCGTGACTGAACTGAACCCTTGGCTGAAAGCTATCCTGAGGCCTGGTGCTGTGCCGCTTCTCTACTGGGTTCACAGCACTACCTGCCCAGAGGGAATCCTGGCCCCTCTGCCTCAATCATGCAAAGTCAGAGGGTAGGGGGATCGTCACTGGGTCGGTCCTCCTCTGCCCCAGTGTGTGGGTAAGCCCTGGTGGACGGGTGGGGAGTGAGAAttagctgacagcagagaactggGGAGGCACTTGTCTCCTTTATTGAACGTCCTCACGGGCACCTCAGCACTGACCAGGCAGCCAGAGCAGGAAAAAGCGGGTAGGAGGCCAGGGGCAGGGAGATGCCCACTCTCATTTCCAGTCCTTGAAGAATTGCTTGAAGATGGGACTCTCGCGGCCCTGGGGCAGAATCTCCACCTGCAGGAAGAACAGGGGAGAAGGATAGCCCACAAGGTTCCACCCTGGCCTCCACCAGGCAAGGACAAAGCCACGGAGGTGGGTGCTGGGCCCCAGCCCTGAGTCCACATTGGTCTCCGGGCCAGGAATGCTTCTCCAGGTAAGCCAAGAGATGAGAAAGAAGATTACGGGGACATGAGCTGAGAGAACATCGCCTCAAGAACTCGTGTGTGCAGTTTGATAGACGCACTAGTCACAGATGAGCCTTCGGAAAGACTCATGGAGTCCTATTGCTGGCGCAACAGGGGGTGTACAGGCCAGGGACAATGGCCCAGAGGAGACACACAAGCTCTGCGAAGGCACACCCGCTCTCTGGGCTGCCAGGGAGGGGCTGCCCAGCATCCTCTTGCTTTTAAATGTTGAAGGATTAAGAGGGGCTTTCCCACTGGATGGTAGGGAGGTCAGACTGCTCCTGACTGTGCTCGAGGATTTCCTGCCCTCTTCCCCCAGTCTTTGGGGCAAGAGGCCACGAGAAGAGTCCCAGGAGGGGGAGCTGGGGCACAAGGCGCCTCCTCACCTGAGTGTTGGGGGCATAGTGCATGCGAGAGATGAAGTCCTCTGCCACCTGGAGAGCTGCCTGCCGCTCCTTCTCGTTAGCTTTTCGCCCTGGATCAATAGGAaggggattttttgttttttaagagcaGGGATTCTCTCTAGTTCACATCCCATTTTCTCAAGGAAATTTAAGGGGAGGTCCATAGAACAGCCAGCCACTTTTTAAATAAACGGACCAGGAGGGTTGCAAGACCCTGAGGAGGTCTTTGGAGCCGTGAGGTCAACCTCTTGAGACTTTTCTCAACCCAGCAGCTCCAAGTGATATGAAAGCTGCTCTTTCCGCCTCCTCTAATCAAAACCTTCTGCTCGGACCGGGGGCCCACAGATAttcagagagagagctagtgttCCCGTGGCATGAGACCCTAAATCTAGAGCCTCGCCCCAGGACACCTCACCTCTGGAGCCTATCAACTGTACCGCTGACAAGTATCAACAAGTATCAAGCCTTTTGTGTAAAACTAAATAGGACAAAGGGTGTGATTTATTAGTCTTCCTCCCACAATGCCAGATAGCCGACCTCAGCCTAATGGTACGTAGGCCATTAGGTAGGCCACCAAAGACCTTATAAAAAGGAAGAGCATCCAGTTATCCATTTCCTCCTGTGGGCAGTTCCTTTAATGCAAGCTATACTCCAGCTTAAGGCAAAGTACTTCTCTTCTTGGCTCCCAGcgttcttatttgtttgttttcttctccggTTTCTCTTTCCAGAATGGTTCGGTTCTTTGCTTGGGGTTAAATTCCCTTCCGTGGGTATCTGGGAACCTCTCATGCCTGGAACTGGTCCCATGGGAAAGGGACCCCATGGCAGCCCCAGTGCACAATCTCCACCCATCCCCGCCCAACTCGTAGAAAGCCGCCATGCTGTCGGCCGCTCTGGCCCTTCCCCGAAGCAGGAGTATTACTGGCTAGTAGCAGCTATCCTTGGAACACCTTATCCTTCCTCATCTTCCTTCCTAAGGCCGGGGGTTTCTCTTGGCTTCAGTTGTCCCcacaaatatctattgagcaAATGCTATTTAGTCACGACACTAGAGATGATACGGTTCCTGCTTTCGGGAAACATATAATCTGGTCAGGGAGGTAAGACACGCTCAAGAAAAGGCAAGCATGGAGAAGTAAAGAGGCCCCCAGGGTCACTCAGAGGCTCCGAGTTTTGTTTCAACATTTTCAGAGTTAAACCAAGTGGACAAGTTTACACACAACAGTGTTTCTATCCCCAGCCAATACAATCTCTTGGAAAAACAAGTTCTACTAGTTCATTTCCCAGTGCATAAAGTGGGATTTAATTTACCTAAAATCTCTCTGTCGCACCCCATGGGCAGAATGGCAAGATTGGGATCCCAGCAGCCCTCAAGGGCCTAGGAGTGTTCTAGAACAGTGGTCCTCAAAATGTGCTCCTGGACCAGCAGCAAGGCCTGGGAACCGGTTAGATATCCAAACTCGGGGTGGAGGCGGGTAGCCATCTGTTTTAAGAGGCCCTCCAGTGATTCTAAAGCATGCTTGAGTTTCAGAACCATTGCCTGGAATTTAGGGGGGCCGAGAACAGCACAGAGAAAGCCCTCAGGGCCTCCCTGGGCTGGTTTTGAAAGCAGTCAGGCAGGCCGAGCCCTCCAACGGGAAGCGTGCCCAGCTCAGAGCAGCTGCAGCGGTGTTGGGCTAGCATGGAGAAGCCACACGTACCCTTCCAAATGTAGATCTTGCCACAGAGCCCATTGTCCAGCACGAAGCAGTCATCAGACAGCAGCAGATCGAGGGCAAAGGGACTGGAGTCGGCCACCTTGGTCAGGTTCATCTGTCCAGTGGCGTCGGAGACCTGGGGGAGGATGGGCAGTGCCAGATCCCACCCCCTGCTCCCAACACACAGCCTTAAGCTCCACCCCTGCACCATGGCCCCAGCCTGAGGACTCGGGGCAGATAGCACTGACGGGCAAATAGTAGGCACCCCACCCCTCACATCACCCTCAATCACTGTAGCACCAAGGCCCCGCCTCCACTTAGGTGGATTCCAAATTACAAATGAATGCAAAGAATCCGAAAAAGTAAAGCTCAGCTTTGGCTTCACACCTCCTTCTCCAACAATGGGCCACAAGTGAAGTGGCTTTTATCTCCTCAGGAGGGCCAGACATCTGTCCATTTCCCATCCTCACCTCACACCAAGCCCTGAATAAACCACCATGCTGCCAGTCTCAACCTTCCCGgggctttctcttctccctgcagCAGCCCCTGCCTGGGCACAGCTCAGGCCCACAGTGCCCACCTTATACAGAGCCGCGGCCTGGGCATTTGTCCGGTCAGCTGTCAGGTCTTCCTCAGGGTTCCCCTCCTTCAGAGCAGGCTTGGGACCCAGGACCTACAGGGGCCAGGGCAGGCCAGGTTTCCAGGGATTCCTGGGCACCTGCCCCAAACCTTCCCAACCCATCATGCCCAAGGCCACCACCTCTGGCAGGGGACTAACTGCCTCCTGCACAAGGACACCCGGCAGAGGTGAGTGAGGCCACTGGTCCATCCGCCCAGAGGGATACATTACTCTGAGTCACACGAGGGCACCCAGTGAGCTAGCCACAGCCCTAAGCAGTACCCCAGACCGCCCACCCCTACCCCTGCCATCCTCTACTGACCACCCTCCTCACTGCTTCTCCCGGCTGCCCACCCTAATGTCCCCCGACCTGGATCATCTCAGCAGGCTCTTCCCCATCAGTGACAATCTCCACCTGGGCCTTGCCCTGTCGTTCACTGTCCCTGATGGCCAGGGCAAGGTCTCGTGCCTTATTGCGCTCCAGGATGTTGGATTTTCCACCACACCAGGCGAAGATGTTCTGGAGGGAAGTACAGAGGCTCAGCTGCTTGCATCCATCCTGTTgactggatggggggggggggggggggggggggtggggagtggttcCTGATGAACTGCCCCCTGAAGCGACACTCTTGGCAAGAGTAATTCTCCGCCCAGCCCCCATTCCTTCCTGATTTATGTTTCTCCACATTGCTTATCCGCATATACTTAAAGGTCTTTATCTCGTTTGTAATCTAGCTCCCCTGGCTAGAAAGTAAGCTTCATTAGGGcatgggtgttttgttttgttttgctttgctttgttcactgctgcatGCCCAGGACTAAAACAGAGACTGGCATGTATTTAGGCAGAAAATAAGtattgaatgaacgaatgaatgaatgagtgaatgggtcAATGCCATCTTTGAGCCCAGTGTCTCACACTGCTACCTGCACCCTGCTGAGCTGGTCCCCTCCCTCTAGCTCACGGCTGCCGACACTCCTAACCGCTTCTGGGTTGGCTTCCTGCCTCAAACCTTCAGCACAAGATGTGGTCCAGACTCCTCAGACAGTCTCCCGACCTATGTCTCAGGCAACTTAACAATTTTTGCTCCCATTGGGCCTGTCCCCACTCAGGGTTCCAGTCAAGCTAGAcccttccctgctgtcagcatgccTGCACCTTCCCCCACCTCAATGCCTCAGCCTCAGCTCACCTGTCCTTTCACCTCAAAAGGTATTTCCCCATCCGTAAAGGTCTAGTCAAATGGCACCTTCCTGGGACAAGGGCTTCAGCTCAAGCTAGAGGGACGTCTCCCTGCCCCAAACTCCCTCAGCACATGCCCCTGCCTCTCTTAGAGCCCTCATCACATCCTACCGTACAATACAAGTGACAAGCCTGTCTCGGCAGCCTCCCAAGGGCAGACAATTCGTAGTCCCCACGCTGGCTCAGGGTGGGCATCACAGACTCGCTGAGTGAACAACATTAACGAATGGTGTGGCTGGCAGCTAACTCAGAACTACAAAGGCTCCACGAGAAGAAGAGAGTAGCTTCCAGTGTTAGACACCATGGCTGGATGGCAGAGGGAAGTTTCTGTCCTTTGGAATATAAGATGTTTGCTAATGGCCGGAGCTGCTGCTCCCCTTCTCCCCGGCCTCCTGGTCCCTGCCCCCTTATGCCGATACAGTGCTCAGCCCCACCCCGCCTGCCCACCTGGCCCAAGTCCAGGATGAAGCAGTCCCCGGTGTTGAAGCTGTCCCAGCTCAGCGGCCGCTCGGTGGCACGGATGTTCTTCTTCCCCTTCACCTGGTACAGTTTCTTGATGGCAGCTGGAGTGGCCCCCGGAGAGGTCTTGTGAAACGCTGACTCCACTCCACCTTCCTGCAGCCCAGATGGGACGACCTGAGAGCACTGACAGGAGGCCCGCGGCCTGCCGCACCCACTCCCGGCAGGAGATGGGCAGATAGGTGGGGGAGGACCCAGGCTGGAGGGCACCTGGGCTTTTTTGCAGGGTGAGAACCggctggaaggaggaggggctCTGAGAGGAGCCACAGGGTAAGGGTGCTGGGAGGCGGGCTCTGACCTGGTACTTGAGGCCACGCGGGAAGTAGCTCATGAAGAGGTCGGACTCATTGCCCTGCACCTCTCGGTGCTGCACGGGTCGCTCCCCGAGCAGGGTGTTGAGATGCACGGCTAACACGGCACAGGCCCCCTGCTCATCCCGGGATGACTGCTggcctggggtgggtgggaagtggcagagccaggcccaTGAGACCCATGCCCGACTCCGGGCCAGGCCACACCCCCAACTCGTCCCCCAGGTCCCTTACCTATCCACAGGTGCAGGTGGGAGAGCTCCTCCGGGCCGTTGTGCAGCACTAGGTAGGAGTCCCCCGAGAAGAAGATGCCCTGATTCTCACGTGCCACCGGCACTGGCTTCAGCTTCTCCACCCGCCATACGTGCAGGCCAGGATCCTGCACCGAGGCTGGGAACGGAGAGCCGCTGCAGGAGGGAAGAGGGTTGGCAGTGCTGGCCAGGGCCCATGAGGAGTGGACCCAAGCAGAGAGAGCTGGGCAGACCTGGGTGGGCCAAGGGGCTGtggtgtgggggtgaggggagctgTGAGGAGCCCTTGGGGGTGAAGCAGGGGAGCgatgagaggggagggggcacagccTACCTCTGGGGGAGGTGCGTATACATGCTGTTTCCGATTCTGAAAAGACAGAAGAAGCCATTATGATTACAAATGTTATGACAACCACCCTTCACATTGGTCTGGGGGGGCATTCCAGGTGTCACATACAATCATATACATTAACTACTTCATCTCCAATAGCACAAGAGGAGATTACCCTGGCTCCATTATGcaggcaaagaaactgaggcttagaaagtcTGAAGTTCAAAGTCACAAAGCTTATGAATGGCTAATGAAAACTAGGTCtctggggcatccgggtggctcagtcagttgagcatctgactcttgatttcagctcaggtcaagatcccaaggtcatgggatcgagccctgagtcgagCTCTGcatggagcgtggagcctgcttgggattctgtctctctctctctctctcttcctctgccctgctcccctgctcacgcactcacactctctttctctctgtctttaaaaaacgaaaacaaaaaactaggTCTCTGACTCCTGGGCCAACTGGCCAGTGTCTTCCCCTTGCTGTGACCTCTCAGCCATGCCTCTCTTCTGCTTCCAGCCCCTAACTCTGGGTGTTGCATGAGGCGACATATGGCTCTCTAAGCAATTactgcttatattagaaaagtcTAAAATCAATAACTTAAGTTATAGAAACACCATAGAAACaccaaagaaggaaaagcaaattaaacacGAAATAATCAGAagacagtaaataataaaagtaagagcagaaattaatagaaataaaaaagagagaaagtcaaTGAAGCTggtttttgggaaaaaaatcaataatattgatCAACCTTTAGACAAATTAGGAAGATGACACAAATTTACAATTCGTAAATAAGAGAGGTAACCCACTGCAGATTCTacaaatttaaaaggataaagagaatattacaaaaaCTTATGCCAATATATTCAACAACATAcatgaaatgggcaaattccttaaAGGATACAAATTATGAAAGTTCACTCATGAAAAAATAGATGACCTGAATAGttctaatatatattaaagaagcTGCATTTGTACTCAAGCCACCTGTCCCCACACCCCCCAATTCCAGTCCTGGTACATTCTACCAACAATTTAAGGAAGACgtaataccaattctacacaaacttTTGCAGAAAATAGGAGAGATACTTCCCAGTTCATCCTATGCCACCAACATTAACCTGATATAACAAACCAGataaatatgttataaaagaaaagacTAGACCAATGTCCTTCATGAACATAGAcataaaaaatactaacaaaatacggggcacctgggtggctcagtcggttgagcagccaacttcagctcaggtcatgatctcaccatttgtgagttcaagccccacgttgggctctgtgctgacagctcagagcctggatcctgcttgggattctttctcctgctctctctgcccctcccccactcatgctctgtctctcaatactgaataaaagttaaaaaaaaattttttttaaatatattaacaaaattttagcatatgggggcacctgggtggctcagtctgcttaGCAgacaacttcggcccaggtcatgatctcaaggtttgtgagtttgggccccacatcaggctctgtgctaacagctcagagcttcgaggctgcttcagagtctgtgtctccctctctctctgcccctcccccactctctctctctctttctctctctctctctctgaaaaataaacattaaaaaaatttacaaaaaatttttagcaTATGCAAATcgataatatataaaaagtataagtCACCATGATTAAATGGGGTTTATCCCCAGAATGCAAAGTTGgcttaacatctgaaaatcaacggtgcctgagtggctcagtcagttaagcatccaaccttggctggggtcatgatctcctggttcaagAGTGTGAgctgcaccctcccccccccgcaTCAtccccgtcaggctctgcactggtgctgagcctgcttgggattctctcccttcctctcttacTACCCtttccccacattctctctctctcaaaataaatacataaacttaaaaaaagttttgtttaaaagtttaaaaaataaaaaataataaaattaaatacgatttttaaaaatctgaaaatcaatataattcaccttattaattatatatatatatgaaaaaaaacctctaaaaacCTGATATACAAAGGAAGCCAttttagatttctcttttttttatgtctatttgtttattttgaaagagagaaagaaggcaagcaggggagggtcagagagagggagagagagaatcccaagcaggctctacactcagcacagagccagccacagggctcgaacccatgaaaccatgaaatcatgacctgagccaaaaacaagtcAGATACttacttaactgactcagccacccggtGAGCCCCAGAACCATGAGTTTTAATGTTAAGGAATGCAGGAAGTAGGAGAATTGATTGATATCATAAGGGCAAGAtggcttcctttattttttttttttattttttaatgtttatttttgagagagagagagatagagacagagtgtcagcaggagaggggcagagagagagggagacacagaatctgaagcaggctccaggctctgagctgtcagcacagagccggacacagggctcaaacccacagaccacaagatcatgacctgagctaaagtcagacacctaaacaactgagccacccaggtgccccaagagggtTTCCTTTAGGCTACTCATTTATAAGGCAGGTGTACAGTGTATGGGTGAGCCATAAATCAGacctttgggttttgttttgtttttttgtttacttttcttttttaatttcaaatttctatttaaatgctAGTTAGTTACCATATGGTAAaattgacttcaggagtagaatttagtgattcattacttacaaagaacacccaatgctcatcacaagtaccctccttaatacccatcacccatttataccatccctctgccccacctcccctcc
This genomic stretch from Panthera uncia isolate 11264 chromosome A3 unlocalized genomic scaffold, Puncia_PCG_1.0 HiC_scaffold_12, whole genome shotgun sequence harbors:
- the CAPG gene encoding macrophage-capping protein encodes the protein MYTHLPQSGSPFPASVQDPGLHVWRVEKLKPVPVARENQGIFFSGDSYLVLHNGPEELSHLHLWIGQQSSRDEQGACAVLAVHLNTLLGERPVQHREVQGNESDLFMSYFPRGLKYQEGGVESAFHKTSPGATPAAIKKLYQVKGKKNIRATERPLSWDSFNTGDCFILDLGQNIFAWCGGKSNILERNKARDLALAIRDSERQGKAQVEIVTDGEEPAEMIQVLGPKPALKEGNPEEDLTADRTNAQAAALYKVSDATGQMNLTKVADSSPFALDLLLSDDCFVLDNGLCGKIYIWKGRKANEKERQAALQVAEDFISRMHYAPNTQVEILPQGRESPIFKQFFKDWK